The Deltaproteobacteria bacterium genome includes a region encoding these proteins:
- a CDS encoding DUF3891 family protein, translating to MVIRELKDGRSYVSLQEDHAELAAQFAAHWGNARFSKLRPYETMVFATTYHDSGYREFEGNPPMNVAKGRPYAHREEVPNFEAIELKAYNKNVEWLHAQNPYAALIVSMHRTGLWHNRYNIFTAPAGNLRERSAAVKDAKIKLESQQAEIKRKLAELEPGFENELSYNYMALQVFDLLSLYFCCDGYANENEFKEYKIAPVRVSYDSDESVTLTIKPNGKGSVIFDPYPWDISPLTVSARARIVAPPAEKTEAAVAEAYHKAARQLLTFEISA from the coding sequence ATGGTTATCCGAGAACTCAAAGACGGTCGTTCCTATGTCAGCCTACAAGAAGACCACGCCGAACTAGCGGCGCAGTTCGCCGCCCACTGGGGCAACGCGCGTTTTTCCAAACTCCGTCCCTATGAAACGATGGTGTTCGCCACCACCTATCACGACAGCGGCTACCGCGAATTCGAAGGCAACCCGCCGATGAACGTCGCCAAAGGCCGCCCCTACGCGCACCGCGAAGAAGTTCCCAACTTCGAAGCGATCGAACTCAAAGCGTACAACAAAAACGTCGAATGGCTGCACGCGCAAAATCCCTACGCGGCTTTGATCGTCTCCATGCACCGCACCGGCCTGTGGCACAATCGATATAATATTTTCACCGCGCCGGCGGGCAACCTGCGCGAGCGCAGCGCCGCGGTCAAGGACGCCAAGATCAAGCTGGAAAGCCAACAAGCTGAGATCAAACGCAAGCTGGCGGAATTGGAACCCGGCTTTGAGAATGAATTGTCCTACAACTACATGGCCCTGCAAGTCTTCGACCTGCTGTCGCTCTACTTTTGTTGCGACGGCTACGCCAACGAAAACGAATTCAAAGAATACAAAATCGCTCCTGTGCGGGTTTCCTACGACAGCGACGAATCGGTCACACTCACAATCAAACCGAATGGCAAAGGCTCGGTGATCTTCGACCCATATCCCTGGGACATCAGCCCGCTAACAGTCTCCGCCCGCGCACGCATCGTCGCGCCGCCCGCGGAAAAGACGGAAGCGGCGGTAGCCGAGGCGTATCATAAGGCGGCAAGGCAACTGCTGACGTTCGAGATTTCGGCGTAG
- a CDS encoding Ldh family oxidoreductase produces MPRIDHRQLLTFCNQLLSLGGMARDDAELVAQLLVRGELRGYPGHGVIRVKPYLNWIKDGTYQIKDLPAIERQGKITAVVDGKHYIGQVAAHFAMELAIEKAKEHGAGIVCLRRAGHTGRLADYMEMAADQGMIGMAAASVGSAVTALYGGMEPVTGTNPIAFGIPARGGKQIILDLATASMSMGEIQKRVRGKEKIPEGVMLDGHGSPTTDFNAFRGPPRGVFTAFGGHKGSGVALITEILGGLLSGNGMGKLYWDNRGHGVNGLFLQAVAVEEFQKLETFYDKVDELIAFIKSTKCAPGFSEILLPGESGRRREAANRKHGVEIEEGTWNGLIELAGNLKVIDIPTPL; encoded by the coding sequence GTGCCCAGAATCGATCACCGACAATTACTCACATTCTGCAACCAACTACTTTCACTCGGCGGCATGGCGCGCGACGACGCCGAGCTGGTCGCCCAACTGCTGGTACGCGGCGAGCTGCGCGGTTACCCCGGCCATGGCGTGATCCGCGTCAAGCCCTATTTGAATTGGATCAAGGACGGCACCTACCAGATCAAAGACCTGCCGGCCATCGAACGCCAAGGAAAGATCACGGCTGTCGTCGACGGCAAACATTACATCGGCCAAGTGGCGGCTCATTTCGCCATGGAGCTGGCGATCGAGAAAGCCAAAGAACACGGCGCCGGCATCGTCTGCTTGCGCCGCGCCGGCCACACCGGTCGGCTCGCCGACTACATGGAGATGGCCGCCGACCAAGGCATGATCGGCATGGCCGCCGCCAGCGTCGGCTCGGCCGTCACCGCGCTCTACGGCGGCATGGAACCGGTCACCGGCACCAACCCCATCGCCTTTGGCATCCCGGCGCGCGGCGGCAAGCAAATCATTCTCGACTTGGCCACCGCCTCCATGAGCATGGGCGAGATTCAAAAGCGCGTGCGCGGCAAAGAAAAAATTCCCGAGGGCGTCATGCTCGACGGCCATGGCTCTCCGACCACTGACTTCAACGCCTTTCGAGGTCCGCCGCGCGGCGTGTTCACCGCCTTCGGCGGCCACAAAGGTTCCGGCGTCGCCTTGATCACCGAAATTCTCGGCGGCCTATTGTCCGGCAACGGCATGGGAAAACTTTACTGGGACAACCGCGGCCATGGCGTCAACGGACTTTTTCTCCAAGCCGTCGCCGTCGAAGAGTTTCAAAAACTAGAAACGTTCTACGACAAAGTCGACGAACTCATCGCGTTTATTAAGTCGACAAAATGCGCGCCGGGCTTCAGTGAAATCCTCTTGCCCGGCGAATCTGGCCGGCGCAGAGAAGCGGCGAACCGGAAACATGGTGTCGAGATTGAAGAAGGCACTTGGAACGGCTTGATCGAACTCGCGGGCAATTTGAAAGTGATCGATATCCCCACCCCGCTGTAG
- a CDS encoding alpha/beta hydrolase: MEEKTTFHSDGLKLAGLVDIPEDYKAGERRPAFIMLHGFGGNKDGQGQKVVGKQMAKWGYVSLRVDFRGCGDSEGERGRIICLDQVADTRNAISYMATRPEVDPQRIALIGSSFGAAVAVFTGGADKRVAAVISCGGWGDGERKFRGQHPGAEKWAKFTAMLEEGKRHREQTGKSLMVPRYDIVPIPDKLRNRMSHGSIMEFPAETAQSMNDFRADDQVGNISPRPLLLLHSANDSVTPTYESIEMFKKARQPAELHLLSDVDHFTFNEENPRLTNIVHEWLGKYFPAVKQ, encoded by the coding sequence ATGGAAGAAAAAACAACTTTTCATTCGGACGGCCTCAAGCTTGCCGGTCTGGTCGACATTCCGGAAGACTACAAAGCCGGCGAGCGCCGGCCGGCCTTTATCATGCTGCATGGTTTTGGCGGCAATAAAGACGGCCAAGGGCAAAAGGTCGTCGGCAAACAAATGGCCAAATGGGGTTACGTCTCCCTGCGCGTCGATTTCCGCGGCTGCGGCGACAGCGAAGGCGAACGCGGCCGAATCATCTGTCTCGATCAAGTCGCCGACACGCGCAACGCGATTTCGTACATGGCGACCCGGCCCGAGGTCGATCCGCAGCGTATCGCGCTGATCGGCAGCAGCTTCGGCGCCGCTGTCGCCGTGTTTACCGGCGGCGCCGATAAGCGCGTAGCGGCGGTGATCTCCTGCGGCGGTTGGGGCGACGGCGAGAGAAAATTCCGCGGCCAACATCCGGGCGCGGAGAAGTGGGCCAAGTTCACCGCCATGCTCGAAGAAGGCAAGCGCCACCGCGAGCAAACCGGCAAGTCGCTCATGGTGCCCCGCTATGACATCGTGCCGATCCCCGACAAACTACGTAACCGCATGAGCCATGGTTCGATCATGGAATTCCCCGCCGAGACCGCCCAGAGCATGAACGATTTCCGCGCCGACGATCAGGTTGGCAACATCTCGCCGCGCCCGCTGCTGCTGCTGCACAGCGCCAACGACTCGGTGACGCCGACTTATGAGTCGATCGAAATGTTCAAGAAAGCCCGCCAACCGGCGGAACTGCATCTGTTATCAGACGTGGACCACTTCACCTTCAACGAAGAAAACCCGCGCCTAACCAACATCGTCCATGAATGGCTAGGAAAATATTTCCCAGCAGTGAAACAGTAG
- a CDS encoding DUF1272 domain-containing protein produces MLQLRPNCECCNKDLPPQSTAARICSFECTFCVSCADSILGGKCPNCGGELLPRPRRPANKLAKYPASAERIHKPAGCSNAA; encoded by the coding sequence ATGCTTCAGTTACGTCCAAACTGTGAGTGCTGCAACAAAGATCTTCCACCGCAATCCACGGCAGCACGAATCTGTTCATTCGAGTGCACATTCTGCGTGTCGTGCGCCGATTCCATTCTTGGTGGCAAATGCCCTAACTGCGGGGGAGAGCTACTACCTCGTCCTCGCCGCCCAGCGAACAAACTTGCCAAGTACCCGGCCTCTGCAGAGCGTATCCATAAACCAGCGGGTTGCAGCAATGCCGCCTAA
- a CDS encoding VOC family protein, producing MLARPFKIVRLAPVYLFADDMQIAENFYRQRMGFTLSEEINYQGQRCLFFRCNTEHHSLALFPTALREALGLSRHTKCAALGLQLANYRQLKDAVKFFQAQGCEINDALPLELHPGIDHAAYVFDPDGHCIQLYCAMEQIGWNGKVKPKDLRAPKTITDWPATLDVNANAYAGEPFLGPWG from the coding sequence TTGCTCGCGCGGCCGTTCAAGATCGTCCGGCTCGCTCCGGTTTATCTATTTGCCGATGACATGCAGATCGCCGAGAATTTTTATCGCCAACGCATGGGGTTTACGTTGAGTGAAGAAATAAATTACCAAGGCCAGCGCTGTTTATTTTTTAGATGCAACACCGAACATCACTCCCTGGCGCTCTTTCCCACCGCGCTGCGCGAAGCATTGGGGTTGAGCCGCCACACCAAATGCGCCGCCCTGGGCTTGCAGCTCGCCAACTATCGCCAGCTCAAAGACGCCGTGAAATTTTTTCAAGCGCAAGGCTGCGAAATCAACGACGCGCTGCCGCTGGAACTCCATCCCGGAATCGACCACGCCGCCTACGTGTTCGATCCCGACGGTCACTGCATTCAGCTTTACTGTGCCATGGAACAGATCGGCTGGAACGGCAAAGTTAAACCGAAAGATTTGCGCGCGCCGAAAACCATCACCGACTGGCCAGCAACGCTGGATGTCAATGCGAATGCCTACGCCGGCGAACCGTTCCTGGGCCCGTGGGGGTAA